A genomic segment from Alistipes senegalensis JC50 encodes:
- a CDS encoding sialate O-acetylesterase, producing MKRILLTLAALGTALTMQAKVVLPGIFGDNMVLQQQSEAQFWGKAAPGKKVTIRPSWSAKPVTATASRDGRWQAAVPTPEAGGPYTIELSDGETLTLRDVLIGEVWLCSGQSNMEMPVRGFFNQPVEGSADAIVRAKAATPIRLCTVNRATARTPQEECTAQWQKHTSEAVAATSATAYYFARYLQEVLDVPVGVIVTCWGGTPVEAWMDRETMGGFKEFDLSFLDGDGKIDRPQNKPCGLYNAMIAPLVPFTVKGFLWYQGESNRLRPGQYRALMPAFVKMLRERWAQGELPFYYVQIAPYRYENSNEAAGSVLLREAQLRNLGDIPSSGMAVTMDIGDENCIHPARKEEVGTRLAWLALTKTYGMKGIDADTPVYEKMEVADGKAYLTFRTGREGLAPLGDTLTGFEVAGADRVFHPATARIEKGKGRLIVTCDAVAEPVAVRYAFRNYAEATLFNSSGIPASSFRTDDWEVK from the coding sequence ATGAAACGAATCCTTCTCACACTGGCCGCGCTCGGCACGGCCCTCACGATGCAGGCGAAAGTCGTCCTGCCCGGCATCTTCGGCGACAACATGGTGCTCCAGCAGCAGTCCGAAGCGCAGTTCTGGGGCAAAGCCGCTCCCGGAAAGAAAGTCACCATCCGCCCCTCGTGGAGCGCGAAGCCCGTGACGGCCACCGCCAGCCGCGACGGCCGCTGGCAGGCCGCCGTGCCCACCCCGGAGGCCGGAGGCCCCTACACGATCGAGCTGAGCGACGGCGAGACGCTGACGCTCCGTGACGTACTGATCGGCGAGGTGTGGCTCTGCTCCGGGCAGTCAAACATGGAGATGCCCGTGCGCGGCTTCTTCAACCAGCCCGTCGAAGGCTCGGCAGACGCGATCGTACGGGCCAAGGCCGCGACGCCGATCCGCCTCTGCACCGTGAACCGCGCCACGGCACGCACCCCGCAGGAGGAGTGCACGGCGCAATGGCAGAAGCACACCTCCGAGGCCGTCGCCGCGACGAGCGCCACGGCCTACTACTTCGCCCGCTACCTGCAAGAGGTGCTGGACGTTCCCGTGGGTGTCATCGTCACCTGCTGGGGCGGCACGCCCGTCGAGGCATGGATGGACCGCGAGACGATGGGCGGCTTCAAGGAGTTCGACCTCTCGTTCCTCGACGGCGACGGGAAGATCGACCGTCCTCAGAACAAGCCCTGCGGACTCTACAACGCCATGATCGCACCGCTCGTGCCCTTCACCGTCAAGGGCTTCCTCTGGTACCAGGGCGAATCGAACCGGCTGCGGCCCGGCCAGTACCGGGCGCTGATGCCGGCCTTCGTGAAGATGCTCCGCGAACGCTGGGCGCAGGGCGAACTGCCGTTCTACTACGTGCAGATCGCGCCCTACCGCTATGAGAATTCCAACGAAGCGGCGGGTTCGGTCCTGCTGCGCGAAGCCCAGCTGCGCAACCTCGGCGACATTCCGTCGAGCGGCATGGCCGTGACGATGGACATCGGCGACGAGAACTGCATCCACCCCGCCCGGAAAGAGGAGGTCGGCACACGCCTGGCATGGCTGGCGCTGACGAAAACCTACGGCATGAAGGGCATCGACGCCGACACGCCGGTTTATGAAAAGATGGAGGTTGCCGACGGCAAAGCCTATCTGACCTTCCGCACGGGCCGCGAGGGCCTCGCCCCGCTGGGCGACACGCTCACGGGCTTCGAGGTCGCCGGCGCCGACCGGGTGTTCCACCCCGCCACGGCCCGGATCGAAAAGGGCAAAGGACGCCTGATCGTCACGTGCGACGCCGTTGCGGAGCCCGTGGCCGTGCGCTACGCCTTCCGCAACTACGCCGAAGCTACGCTGTTCAACAGTTCGGGCATCCCCGCCTCCTCGTTCCGCACCGACGACTGGGAGGTGAAATGA
- a CDS encoding superoxide dismutase, with protein MATDTATEPRFTPQELPYAYDALEPAISGETMRYHHDKHYAGYVAKLNELILDTPFAGQPLEDIVLSSDGAIFNNAAQAWNHEFFFGQLSPHPQKAPSNELSEAIDRDFGSFDGLKTRMAQAAAGLFGSGWVWLAENGSGELVVVGEQNAGNPMCRGMKPLLAIDVWEHAYYIDYRNRRADAVGALWNVIDWRVVEDRYAKE; from the coding sequence ATGGCAACCGATACCGCAACCGAACCGCGTTTCACGCCGCAGGAACTGCCCTACGCATACGATGCGCTCGAGCCGGCGATCTCCGGCGAGACGATGCGCTACCACCACGACAAGCACTATGCGGGCTATGTCGCCAAGCTCAACGAGCTGATTCTCGACACGCCCTTTGCCGGACAGCCGCTCGAAGACATCGTACTCTCGTCCGACGGTGCGATCTTCAACAACGCCGCGCAGGCTTGGAACCACGAATTTTTCTTCGGACAACTCTCCCCGCATCCGCAGAAAGCGCCCTCGAACGAACTTTCGGAGGCCATCGACCGCGATTTCGGTTCGTTCGACGGGCTGAAAACACGGATGGCGCAGGCTGCCGCCGGGCTGTTCGGATCGGGCTGGGTGTGGCTGGCCGAGAACGGGTCGGGCGAGTTGGTGGTCGTCGGCGAACAGAACGCCGGCAATCCGATGTGCCGGGGCATGAAGCCGCTGCTGGCGATCGACGTTTGGGAGCACGCCTACTACATCGACTACCGCAACCGCCGCGCCGACGCCGTGGGCGCGCTGTGGAACGTCATCGACTGGCGTGTCGTGGAGGACCGCTACGCGAAGGAATAG
- a CDS encoding aspartate-semialdehyde dehydrogenase, with translation MKIAIVGVSGAVGQEFLRILEERALPIDELVLFGSQRSAGRKYKFRGKEIEVKLLQHNDDFKGIDFALTSAGAGTSKEFADTITKHGTVMIDNSSAFRMDDDVPLVVPEVNPEDAKNAPRRIIANPNCTTIQMVVALNAVEKLSHITRVHVSTYQSASGAGAAAMTELETQYAELGAGKEPTVAKFAFQLAYNVIPHIDVFTDNDYTKEEMKMFHETRKIMHSDIRVSATCVRVPVMRAHSESVWLETERPVSVEEVRAAFAKEPGVVLMDDPAGKVYPMPLFIAGNDPVYVGRIRKDLTCENGLTFWCVSDQIRKGAALNAVQILETLI, from the coding sequence ATGAAAATTGCTATTGTGGGCGTCAGCGGTGCTGTGGGCCAGGAATTTCTGCGAATTTTGGAGGAACGGGCGCTTCCGATCGACGAACTCGTGCTGTTCGGGTCCCAGCGCAGTGCGGGACGCAAATACAAGTTTCGCGGAAAGGAGATCGAGGTCAAACTGCTGCAACACAACGACGATTTCAAGGGGATCGACTTCGCCCTGACCTCGGCCGGGGCCGGAACGTCGAAGGAGTTCGCCGATACGATCACCAAACACGGTACGGTCATGATCGACAATTCGAGCGCCTTCCGCATGGATGACGACGTGCCCCTCGTGGTGCCGGAGGTCAATCCCGAGGATGCGAAGAATGCGCCCCGCCGCATCATCGCCAACCCCAACTGCACGACGATCCAGATGGTCGTGGCGCTGAACGCCGTCGAGAAGCTCTCGCACATCACCCGCGTGCATGTCTCGACCTACCAGTCGGCCAGCGGCGCCGGAGCCGCCGCCATGACGGAGCTGGAGACGCAGTATGCCGAGCTCGGCGCGGGCAAGGAGCCCACGGTGGCGAAATTCGCTTTCCAGCTGGCCTATAACGTGATTCCGCATATCGACGTGTTCACCGACAACGACTACACGAAGGAGGAGATGAAGATGTTCCACGAGACGCGCAAGATCATGCACTCGGACATCCGCGTGTCGGCGACCTGCGTGCGCGTTCCGGTGATGCGCGCCCATTCGGAGAGCGTGTGGCTCGAGACCGAACGCCCCGTGTCGGTGGAGGAGGTCCGCGCGGCCTTCGCCAAGGAGCCGGGCGTAGTGCTGATGGACGACCCGGCCGGCAAGGTCTACCCGATGCCGCTCTTCATCGCCGGCAACGACCCTGTCTACGTGGGCCGTATCCGCAAGGACCTGACCTGCGAGAACGGACTGACGTTCTGGTGCGTGAGCGACCAGATCCGGAAGGGTGCGGCGCTCAACGCCGTGCAGATCCTCGAAACGCTGATCTGA
- the nuoH gene encoding NADH-quinone oxidoreductase subunit NuoH: MFDFSIITSWVHSLLTSLMPLGLAVFVECVVVGLCLLLMYAVIAVVMIFMERKVCAAFQCRLGPVRVGFWGLLQVPADVLKMLTKEIITIRRSDRFLYNLAPYIVILASVLAFACLPVSKGLEVLDFNVGVFFLMAASSIGVVGILLAGWSSNNKYSLIGAMRSGAQMISYELSIGLSILTIVVLTDTMQFSEIVARQADGWFLFKGHLPAFVAFVIYLIAGNAEVNRGPFDLPEAESELTAGYHTEYSGMHFGLFYVAEFVNLFIVAGVAATIFLGGWMPLHVAGWEGFNAAMDCIPGFVWFFAKAFFVVGLLMWIKWTFPRLRIDQILTLEWKYLVPIGLANLLLMVIVVVFKLHF, from the coding sequence ATGTTCGACTTTTCAATAATTACAAGCTGGGTGCACTCGCTGCTCACCTCCCTGATGCCCCTCGGACTGGCCGTCTTCGTCGAATGCGTCGTGGTCGGCCTCTGCCTGCTGCTGATGTACGCGGTGATCGCCGTCGTGATGATCTTCATGGAACGCAAGGTCTGCGCGGCTTTCCAATGTCGCCTGGGCCCGGTGCGCGTGGGTTTCTGGGGGCTGTTGCAGGTCCCTGCCGACGTGCTGAAGATGCTCACCAAGGAGATCATCACCATCCGCCGCTCGGACAGGTTTCTGTATAACCTCGCTCCCTACATCGTCATTCTGGCCTCGGTGCTGGCCTTCGCCTGCCTGCCCGTGAGCAAGGGACTGGAGGTGCTGGACTTCAACGTGGGGGTCTTTTTCCTGATGGCCGCCTCGTCCATCGGCGTGGTCGGCATCCTGCTGGCCGGGTGGAGCTCCAACAACAAGTATTCGCTGATCGGCGCCATGCGGAGCGGTGCCCAGATGATCTCCTACGAGCTTTCGATCGGCCTCTCGATCCTCACGATCGTCGTGCTGACCGACACCATGCAGTTCTCCGAGATCGTGGCCCGGCAGGCCGACGGATGGTTCCTCTTCAAGGGCCACCTCCCGGCGTTCGTCGCCTTCGTGATCTACCTCATCGCGGGCAACGCCGAGGTCAACCGCGGGCCGTTCGATCTCCCGGAGGCCGAATCGGAACTGACGGCGGGCTACCACACCGAGTATTCGGGCATGCACTTCGGCCTGTTCTACGTCGCTGAGTTCGTCAACCTGTTCATCGTCGCGGGCGTCGCCGCCACCATCTTCCTCGGGGGCTGGATGCCGCTGCACGTCGCGGGCTGGGAGGGCTTCAACGCTGCGATGGACTGCATCCCGGGCTTCGTGTGGTTCTTCGCCAAGGCTTTCTTCGTGGTGGGGCTGCTGATGTGGATCAAGTGGACCTTCCCGCGCCTGCGCATCGACCAGATCCTGACCCTCGAATGGAAGTATCTGGTGCCCATCGGCCTGGCGAACCTGCTGCTGATGGTCATCGTCGTCGTATTCAAACTGCATTTTTAG
- a CDS encoding NADH-quinone oxidoreductase subunit B, producing MEMMKRPKIKSMSYEDFNDNEYIERMVAELREGGANVLVGCLDELIEWGRSNSLWPLTFATSCCGIEFMAVGAARYDFARFGFEVARASPRQADFIMVAGTITHKMAPVLKRLYDQMADPKYVIAVGGCAISGGPFKRSYHVVDGVDKILPVDVYIPGCPPRPEAMLYGLMQLQRKVKVQRFFGGVNRQIGREEYEELLRRDLTAEKNDLNVEGEEKHE from the coding sequence ATGGAAATGATGAAGAGACCGAAAATCAAGTCGATGTCCTACGAGGATTTCAACGACAACGAATACATCGAACGGATGGTCGCCGAACTGCGCGAGGGCGGTGCCAACGTGCTGGTGGGGTGTCTGGACGAACTGATCGAGTGGGGCCGCAGCAACAGCCTCTGGCCCCTGACGTTCGCCACGAGCTGCTGCGGCATCGAGTTCATGGCCGTCGGCGCCGCGCGCTACGATTTCGCCCGGTTCGGGTTCGAAGTGGCCCGCGCCTCCCCGCGGCAGGCCGACTTCATCATGGTCGCCGGAACCATCACCCATAAGATGGCCCCGGTGCTCAAACGTCTCTACGACCAGATGGCCGATCCCAAATACGTGATCGCCGTGGGCGGCTGCGCCATCAGCGGAGGGCCTTTCAAACGGTCGTACCACGTGGTCGATGGCGTGGACAAGATCCTGCCCGTCGATGTCTACATCCCCGGGTGCCCGCCGCGCCCCGAGGCGATGCTCTACGGACTGATGCAGCTCCAGCGCAAGGTGAAGGTGCAGCGGTTTTTCGGCGGCGTGAACCGCCAGATCGGCCGGGAGGAGTACGAGGAACTGCTCCGGCGCGACCTGACGGCGGAAAAGAACGATCTCAATGTGGAAGGAGAAGAAAAACATGAATAA
- a CDS encoding NADH-quinone oxidoreductase subunit A, with protein MYFTLLVVVILTAIALVAVALGIARAISPRSYNPQKGEAYECGIPTRGRSWMQFKVGYYLFAILFLMFDVETVFLFSWAVVVQELGVYGLVSILFFLLVLILGLAYAWRKGALEWK; from the coding sequence ATGTATTTTACGCTGTTGGTGGTCGTTATCCTTACGGCCATTGCGCTGGTAGCTGTCGCGCTGGGCATCGCCCGCGCCATCTCGCCGCGCTCGTACAACCCCCAGAAGGGCGAAGCCTACGAATGCGGCATCCCCACGCGGGGCCGTTCGTGGATGCAGTTCAAGGTGGGTTACTACCTCTTCGCCATCCTTTTCCTGATGTTCGATGTCGAGACGGTGTTCCTCTTCTCGTGGGCCGTGGTCGTGCAGGAACTGGGCGTCTACGGACTGGTGAGCATCCTCTTTTTCTTGTTGGTACTGATTCTGGGCCTTGCCTACGCATGGCGGAAAGGAGCTTTGGAATGGAAATGA
- a CDS encoding NADH-quinone oxidoreductase subunit C: protein MFTVPADGFHDLAGRLRADGFDFLRSLTGMDWGEAGFGVVYHLEATATGENVVLRTLTPDRERPVLPSVCDLWKAAELNEREAFDYFGIRFLNHPDMRRLFLRDDWAGHPLRKDYDPAQNPLRMSNEVSKDSSPTYELQPDGSYIRKRNVLFEEDEYVINIGPQHPATHGVLRFRVSLEGEIIRKLDVHCGYIHRGIEKMCEELTYPQTLALTDRLDYLGAAQNRHALCMCIEKGLGVEVPERVQYIRTIMDELQRIDSHLLFFSCLCMDMGALTAFFYGFRDREKVLDILEQTTGGRLIQTYNTIGGVQADIHPDFVRKTKEFIAYMRPKLREYHEVFTGNVIAQERLKGTGVLTREDAVSFGATGGTGRASGWACDVRKRHPYAAYGKVDFEEVLFTEGDCFARYMVRMREIEQSMNIIEQLIDNIPEGEYQLKMKPVIRIPEGSYYAAVEGSRGEFGVFIESRGDKFPYRMKFRSTGLPLVSCLETIARGTKIADLIAIGGTLDYVVPDIDR from the coding sequence ATGTTCACCGTTCCGGCGGACGGCTTTCACGATCTGGCCGGGCGTCTGCGGGCCGACGGGTTCGACTTCCTGCGCAGCCTCACGGGTATGGACTGGGGCGAGGCAGGTTTCGGCGTGGTCTATCATCTTGAAGCGACCGCGACGGGCGAGAACGTCGTGCTGCGGACGCTGACCCCCGACCGCGAGCGTCCGGTGCTGCCCTCGGTGTGCGACCTGTGGAAGGCCGCCGAGCTGAACGAACGCGAGGCGTTCGACTATTTCGGCATCCGCTTCCTGAACCATCCCGACATGCGGCGCCTGTTCCTGCGCGACGACTGGGCGGGACACCCCCTGCGCAAGGATTACGACCCGGCGCAGAACCCCCTGCGCATGAGCAACGAGGTGTCGAAGGACAGCTCGCCGACCTACGAACTGCAACCCGACGGCAGCTATATCCGCAAGCGCAACGTGCTCTTCGAGGAGGATGAGTACGTCATCAACATCGGCCCCCAGCACCCGGCGACGCACGGTGTGCTGCGTTTCCGCGTGTCGCTCGAAGGCGAGATCATCCGCAAACTCGACGTTCACTGCGGCTACATCCACCGCGGCATCGAGAAGATGTGCGAGGAGCTGACCTATCCCCAGACGCTGGCCCTGACGGACCGCCTCGACTATCTCGGGGCCGCGCAGAACCGCCATGCGCTGTGCATGTGCATCGAGAAGGGGTTGGGCGTGGAGGTGCCGGAGCGCGTGCAGTACATCCGCACGATCATGGACGAGTTGCAGCGCATCGACTCGCACCTGCTCTTCTTCTCCTGCCTCTGCATGGACATGGGGGCCCTGACGGCTTTCTTCTACGGCTTCCGCGACCGCGAGAAGGTGCTCGACATCCTCGAACAGACCACCGGAGGGCGTCTGATCCAGACCTACAACACCATCGGCGGCGTGCAGGCCGACATCCACCCCGATTTCGTGCGCAAGACCAAGGAGTTCATCGCCTACATGCGTCCCAAACTGCGCGAATATCACGAGGTGTTCACGGGCAACGTCATCGCGCAGGAGCGTCTGAAAGGCACCGGCGTGCTGACGCGCGAGGATGCCGTTTCGTTCGGCGCCACGGGCGGCACGGGGCGCGCCTCGGGATGGGCCTGCGACGTGCGCAAGCGCCATCCCTACGCCGCTTACGGCAAGGTGGATTTCGAGGAGGTGCTCTTCACCGAGGGCGACTGCTTCGCCCGCTACATGGTCCGCATGCGCGAGATCGAGCAGAGCATGAACATCATCGAACAGCTGATCGACAACATTCCCGAGGGCGAATACCAGTTGAAAATGAAGCCCGTGATCCGCATTCCCGAGGGCAGCTACTACGCCGCCGTCGAGGGGAGTCGCGGCGAGTTCGGGGTCTTCATCGAGAGCCGGGGCGACAAGTTCCCCTACCGCATGAAGTTCCGTTCGACGGGCCTGCCGCTCGTTTCGTGCCTGGAGACCATCGCCCGGGGGACGAAGATCGCCGACCTGATCGCCATCGGCGGCACGCTGGACTACGTGGTTCCGGATATTGACAGATAA
- the nuoK gene encoding NADH-quinone oxidoreductase subunit NuoK yields the protein MIKMEYYLVVSTILMFVGIYGFVTRRNLLAMLISVELILNSVDINFVVFNRFLFPEQLEGFFFTLFAIGISAAETAVAIAIIINIYRNIRNIEVKSLREMKW from the coding sequence ATGATAAAAATGGAATATTACCTTGTCGTCTCCACGATCCTGATGTTCGTGGGCATCTACGGGTTCGTCACGCGGCGCAACCTGCTGGCGATGCTGATCTCCGTGGAGCTGATTCTCAACTCGGTGGACATCAATTTCGTGGTGTTCAACCGCTTCCTCTTCCCCGAACAGCTCGAAGGCTTCTTCTTCACGCTCTTCGCCATCGGCATCAGCGCGGCGGAGACCGCCGTGGCCATCGCCATCATCATCAACATCTACCGCAACATCCGCAACATCGAGGTCAAGAGCCTGCGGGAGATGAAGTGGTAA
- a CDS encoding 4Fe-4S binding protein, translating to MSNYIKGVFHGVGTLMTGMKVTLKEFFTPKVTEQYPENRAALKMYDRFCGELTMPHDAEGRNKCIACGLCQSACPNGTIRLTTETVVDPETGKSKKRLARYEYDLGSCMFCRLCVNACPTGAIRFSTRFEHAVYTREKLVKQLNKQ from the coding sequence ATGAGCAACTATATCAAAGGAGTGTTTCACGGCGTGGGAACCCTGATGACCGGCATGAAGGTCACGCTGAAGGAGTTCTTCACCCCGAAAGTCACGGAACAATACCCCGAGAACCGGGCGGCATTGAAGATGTACGACCGTTTCTGCGGCGAGCTGACCATGCCCCACGACGCCGAGGGCCGCAACAAGTGCATCGCCTGCGGCCTGTGCCAGTCGGCCTGCCCCAACGGCACCATCCGCCTCACGACCGAGACGGTCGTCGATCCCGAAACGGGCAAGAGCAAAAAACGGCTGGCGCGTTACGAATACGATCTCGGGTCGTGCATGTTCTGCCGGCTGTGCGTCAACGCCTGCCCGACGGGCGCCATCCGCTTCTCGACCCGTTTCGAGCATGCGGTCTACACGCGCGAAAAACTTGTCAAACAACTCAACAAGCAGTAA
- a CDS encoding NADH-quinone oxidoreductase subunit J, with protein sequence MEITLEFIVFVILALFIGVSAILAVTTKRILRAATYLLFVLFGTAGIYFQLNYSFLGAVQLLVYAGGITVLYVFSILLTSSQGDKAEDLKGYKLFAGLAATLASLGICLWVMLRHDFNPSHFEHGELHVQTIGHALMSPEKYGYVLPFEVISILLLACIVGGILIARKR encoded by the coding sequence ATGGAAATAACACTCGAATTCATCGTCTTCGTCATTCTGGCGCTGTTCATCGGCGTCAGCGCGATACTCGCCGTGACGACCAAGCGCATCCTGCGCGCTGCGACCTACCTGCTGTTCGTGCTTTTCGGCACGGCGGGCATCTATTTCCAGCTCAACTACTCGTTTCTCGGGGCCGTGCAGCTGCTGGTCTACGCCGGCGGCATCACGGTGCTCTACGTCTTCTCGATCCTGCTGACCTCGAGTCAGGGCGACAAGGCCGAGGACCTGAAAGGCTACAAGCTCTTCGCGGGACTGGCCGCCACGCTGGCGAGCCTCGGCATCTGCCTCTGGGTGATGCTCCGGCACGACTTCAATCCCTCGCATTTCGAGCACGGCGAACTGCACGTGCAGACCATCGGGCACGCGCTGATGAGCCCGGAAAAGTACGGCTACGTACTGCCTTTCGAGGTCATCAGCATCCTGCTGCTGGCCTGCATCGTCGGCGGAATCCTCATCGCACGCAAACGCTAA
- a CDS encoding site-specific integrase has translation MTTSVKVKFRTSRVPGKAGSIYYQVTHDRQVRRIATRIRILPAWWDAAAGHVLPLPGEASVIRLRIDGDVALLLRIVRDLTLERRPYTADEIVARFRTPHRDVSVLAFLRGQIARLTSEGRLGTARNYARTLNSFSAFLGGTDLPFAAFTEPLVEEYNAYLVRRGVVRNTVSFYMRILRAVYNRAVRQRLTEQSFPFSGVYTGIDHTRKRAVEERLIGRLRNLDLSGSDALALARDLFIFSYCTRGMSFVDMAFLRKRDLSGGEINYVRRKTGQLMTVHLETCMREIVRRYEWRTRNTPYVFPLLTAEEPGRAYSQYQIALNYYNRQLKRLSQLLGLEEGLSSYASRHSWATAARNHRVPITVISAGMGHTSERTTRIYLSSLESSVIDCANRKILSALTRI, from the coding sequence ATGACTACTTCCGTAAAGGTGAAATTCCGCACATCGCGTGTCCCGGGCAAGGCCGGGAGCATCTATTATCAGGTGACGCACGACCGTCAGGTCCGCCGCATCGCCACCCGCATCCGCATTCTCCCCGCATGGTGGGACGCCGCTGCCGGGCACGTCCTGCCGCTTCCCGGCGAGGCGTCGGTGATCCGGCTCCGCATCGACGGCGACGTGGCCCTGCTGCTGCGTATCGTCCGCGACCTGACGCTCGAAAGGCGTCCGTACACGGCGGACGAGATCGTCGCGCGTTTCCGCACCCCGCACCGGGATGTCTCTGTACTGGCATTCCTGCGGGGGCAGATCGCCCGGCTGACTTCGGAAGGGCGGCTGGGGACGGCGCGCAACTACGCGCGCACGCTCAACAGCTTTTCGGCTTTTCTCGGCGGCACGGACCTTCCCTTCGCCGCCTTTACCGAGCCGCTGGTCGAGGAGTACAACGCCTATCTCGTCCGGCGCGGCGTCGTGCGCAACACCGTGTCGTTCTACATGCGCATTCTCCGCGCCGTCTACAACCGGGCGGTCCGGCAGCGCCTTACAGAGCAGAGTTTTCCGTTCAGCGGCGTCTACACGGGCATCGACCACACCCGCAAGCGGGCCGTCGAGGAGCGGCTCATCGGCCGGCTCCGGAACCTCGACCTGAGCGGATCGGACGCCCTGGCGCTGGCCCGCGACCTCTTTATTTTCAGCTACTGCACGCGCGGGATGTCGTTTGTCGATATGGCCTTCCTGCGGAAGCGCGACCTCTCGGGCGGGGAGATCAATTACGTGCGGCGCAAGACGGGGCAGCTGATGACCGTGCATTTGGAGACGTGCATGCGGGAGATCGTCCGGCGGTACGAGTGGCGCACCCGGAATACGCCTTACGTCTTTCCGCTGCTGACCGCCGAGGAGCCCGGCAGGGCCTATTCGCAGTATCAGATAGCGCTGAACTATTACAACCGCCAGCTGAAGCGGCTCTCGCAGCTCCTCGGGCTCGAAGAGGGGCTTTCGTCCTACGCGTCGCGCCACAGCTGGGCGACGGCGGCGCGCAACCACCGGGTGCCCATCACGGTCATCAGCGCGGGCATGGGACACACCTCCGAGCGCACGACCCGGATCTATCTCTCTTCGCTGGAGAGCTCGGTGATCGACTGTGCCAACCGGAAGATCCTGTCGGCGCTGACCCGGATATGA